Proteins from a single region of Flavobacterium sp. K5-23:
- a CDS encoding YaiO family outer membrane beta-barrel protein yields the protein MKIKTTIKLSFLLVFLSVLQINGQETIYNGNPDTSFETARKLAFNQQRKQAQDTLLHILTKYPNYTDIRSFLATTYSWDGDYKKARKEFASILDKDPKNKETWIAAIKNESWGEFKFKALEMANESLKHFPNDPELLYLKASAQESTNNPLEALSTIESILDKNPEDQKALDYKSSLNQTLRVNTVGIRSAVDVYSDVFDPMQFHSLKLSRITKYGSIIAKLNLSRRFNENGSQFEVDLYPRIANGLYAYLNLGLSKSFLFPDVRYGAELYKSLPHSLEVSLGFRTLKYSTTTNIYTGAIGWYTGNSYWSLRPYFTPGEAGTSSSAALNYRKYRSNAENYISFTYSMGTSPEINQFQFNDSDSPIINLQSQRFNVGYYFTTNKNKNTWGAQFDLAHQEIIFDPGNYFWIYSVSLSWDLKFK from the coding sequence ATGAAAATAAAAACAACCATCAAGTTGAGTTTTTTACTGGTATTTTTAAGTGTACTGCAAATAAATGGACAAGAAACAATATACAACGGAAATCCAGATACCTCATTTGAAACTGCTCGTAAACTAGCCTTCAATCAACAACGGAAACAAGCTCAGGATACTTTGTTGCATATATTAACCAAATATCCTAACTACACAGATATCCGTTCCTTTTTGGCTACTACCTATTCTTGGGATGGAGATTACAAAAAAGCAAGAAAAGAGTTTGCTTCAATATTAGATAAAGACCCTAAAAACAAGGAAACTTGGATAGCAGCAATAAAAAATGAATCCTGGGGAGAATTTAAGTTTAAAGCTTTAGAAATGGCGAACGAAAGTTTGAAACATTTTCCAAATGATCCTGAATTATTATACCTAAAAGCCAGTGCGCAAGAAAGTACTAATAATCCTTTAGAGGCATTAAGTACAATTGAATCCATTTTAGACAAAAATCCAGAGGACCAAAAAGCCTTGGATTACAAATCAAGTTTAAACCAAACTTTAAGAGTAAATACAGTAGGAATTAGATCAGCAGTTGATGTCTATTCTGATGTTTTTGATCCTATGCAATTCCATTCCCTTAAATTAAGCCGAATTACTAAATATGGAAGTATTATAGCTAAACTAAATTTGAGCAGGCGATTTAATGAAAATGGAAGTCAATTTGAAGTTGACCTATATCCAAGAATTGCAAATGGATTGTATGCTTATTTAAATTTAGGATTGTCAAAATCTTTTCTTTTTCCTGATGTAAGATATGGTGCTGAATTGTATAAATCATTACCTCATAGTTTAGAGGTATCATTAGGATTCAGGACCTTAAAATACAGCACAACCACTAATATATACACAGGAGCTATTGGTTGGTATACAGGAAACAGTTATTGGTCTTTACGCCCATATTTCACTCCTGGAGAAGCGGGAACCAGTTCGTCAGCTGCTTTAAATTACCGAAAATACCGTAGTAATGCCGAAAATTATATCTCATTCACCTATAGTATGGGAACATCTCCTGAGATAAATCAGTTTCAATTTAATGATTCTGATTCACCAATTATTAATCTTCAGTCACAACGTTTTAATGTTGGTTACTATTTTACCACTAATAAAAATAAAAATACTTGGGGCGCACAATTTGATTTAGCGCATCAAGAAATTATTTTTGACCCCGGAAATTATTTTTGGATTTACTCGGTTTCTTTATCTTGGGATTTAAAATTTAAATAA